AGCAATTTGATAGAACGATTTAAGTCTCATAACACCTTATCTAATAAAGGATATACGGTTAGATTCCGTCCTTGGTATGTTATACATATAGAGTTCTTTTACAATAAAAAGCAAGCTATGGAGCGAGAACATTATTTTAAATCTGGAATAGGCAGAAAATGGTTGGACGAAAACACTAGTATAGAAATATAGGCTCATATCTGCCAAAGGCGGACGCACGTTCGAGTCGTGTCCCCGCTACTAGTTTTTTAAGAGACCCAACGGTCTCTTTTTTTTATGGAAGAATATGTTGTTTATGTTTTGTATTCTAAGTCTCATTCCAAACGATATATCGGATATACGAGCAATTTGATAGAACGATTTAAGTCTCATAACACCTTATCTAAGAAAGGATATACGGTTAGATTTCGTCCTTGGTATGTTATACATATAGAGTTCTTTTGCAATAAAAAGCAAGCTATGGAGCGAGAACATTATTTTAAATCTGGAATAGGCAGAAAATGGTTGGACGAAAACACTAGTATAGAAATATAGGCTCATATCCGCCAAAGGCGGACGCACGTTCGAGTCGTGTCCCCGCTACTAAATTTAGAAGGCTATCAATTTTTTGGTAGTCTTTTTTAGTGATATTTATTTTACTTCGAAAAATATTCTTACCTTTGACTAATGAAAGGAAAGTATCGAAAAATATATTTATTATCTTTTATACTCTTGGCAGGCATTACGCTAGCTGCTGTATTTGTAGTGTTTAAGAAATATCGTAATGAGTCGAATAATAGTATGATGGTGTCGAATGCTAAATTTCAATTATCAAAAATTAAAGAGCGAATAACTCAAATTGAAAATCGTTTGCCTATTGCAGATAGTACTCTTTTGCAGGATATAGAAACGATTAAACTTGATGAGGCTACCGTTGACTCACTTCTTAATTTTAATTCGCTAAGTAAAGAATCATTAGAGGTTATTGCCGAACAACTGGCTAAACTTTCTAGCCGAAGTAGCAAGATGGAGAAATCAGTAGATGCTTTAGCACAAGATTCTCAATCAGAATCCACAAAATAGATTATAGTCCTTTACGAATCTAGGAAAGTTTATGACTAATAAGATTCATAAATTCTCTCCTCGTAGCTGAATTGTCGAGAAATGGACCTGTAAATGCAGAAGTTACAGTAGATGAGTTTTGTTTTTGAACACCTCGCATCATCATGCACAAATGCTTGGCTTCTATGACCACAGCTACACCATGTGGATCTAATGCTTCCTGTATAGCATCTCTAATTTGTGTGGTCATTCTTTCTTGAACTTGAAGCCTACGGGCATATACATCCACCACCCTAGCTAATTTACTTAAACCAGTTATTTTACCATTCGGTAAATAACCTATATGTGCTTTGCCATAAAAAGGAACCATATGATGCTCGCACATAGAGTATAGCTCTATATCCTTCACGATTACCATCTCTTCTGAGTCTTCATTAAATATGGCGGATTTGAGAATATCAACTGCATTAAGTTGATAACCATTAGTCATGAAGCTCCATGCCTTGGCTACACGAAGAGGAGTGTTTAGTAAGCCTTCTCGATCAGAATCTTCACCTAATAAGTCCAAAGATGATTTTATATTTTCCGATATCCTATTGATAACTGCAGGGTTGTATTCTTCTACTTTTTTATAGGACATTTTTTTTCTTTTTGACTTTTGGATAACAAATTTTTATTTGCGATAGTTCACTTTCTTCCGAAATCTGCTGGAATTTCACCCCAGTGTTCAGTATCCCATTTGCGAATATCAATCGATAATGTATGAGTTTTTAGGTAGTTTTCAGCTCGATTAATAAGTTCAAATAGTTCTTTATTATAGTCAGTAGGTTCAAGTTTTGTTTTTGCCTTCTTAGCTTTTACCCAGGCAATGGCTGTGGCGCTATCGGTATAAACAGTCTTGACAATATTATTTTTCTGAAGATATGCTATGGCATGCACCAAACCTAAAAATTCGCCTATATTGTTGGTACCTTCCTCAAACGGACCACGGTGAAATATGACTTCTTTTGTGGCAGTATCGACACAGCGATATTCCATAACTCCAGGATTACCGCTACAGGCTGCATCAACACAGATGCTATTTTTTTCGATTGGTAAATTGCTGATTGAAGGCTTTGGGCTCTCAGGATTCGTGTTGATGTTTACATATTTCCAATAACTATCTTTGAAGGCTAATTCAGCTTGGGCTTTATTTGGGAATGCCTTGTATTGTGCTCCTTGAAAACCATCTATTTGAGCCTTGCATTGGAGCCAATTGTCATAGATTCCAGGTTGGTTCCCACGCCATACGACATAGAATTTAGTTGATTTTGCCATGGTCTCTTTTAAGAAGATATATCCACGAAAGTACTCCAAAAAAGACTAGAGTGGCAGTAGGAAGAATCCATGCCGCCCATGAATAGGTCTGTGCCGTAGTTTCTGATATGCCATATAATACTAAGGTCCAAGTCACTAACACTTGATAGGCGCCGATACCTCCTTGAGTCAGTCCTACTCCCAGAGTTCCAGCTATTAGTACCACCAACCCACAACCGAGACTTAAATTAATAGTTTCACTAAATGCAAAAAAGAGAATATAGGTACTCAAGTAGTATATCGAATATATAGCTAGACTATAAATGATAAATAGAAGAGGATTTTTTAATTTTAAAATGGTTTTAAGACCTTCCAATACACCTTGGATTTTGCTAAGAACAAATTCTCTCAACTTACCCACACGCCAGATAACAATACCACCAATGAGTAACCCGATACCAATACATAAAGGTAAAAGAAGACTTGATTCTCCTTTCATATTACTATATTGTTTGTATATTTTTAGAAGTCGTTCGAATTCAAATAGAAGAGCTAATAAAATATAAAGCCCTAATCCAAGTACATCGACTATGCGTTCTGTTATCATAGTGCCAATTCCCTTATCGAGTGGAACTTTTTCTTCTTTTAGCAGCACAGAGCAGCGAAGTACCTCTCCTAATCTAGGAAATACTAAATTGCCTAAATACATAATAAATATAGAAGAAATAAGGGTGGAATTTCTTGGATGATAATTCAGAGGTTCAAGCAACATTTTCCATCGAAATGCCCTAACAATACATGCTAAAGCTGCCAAAAAAATGGATAATATAACAAGCCAAACTGGAATATTTTTTATTCCTTCGATTATTTGAATGCGCTGCTCTGGTGTGATTTTTGTTTGAAGGTAATATACCAAGCCGAATCCAATCCCAAGAGATATTAGAAATTTGGCTATGGAACTAAAGCTGAACTTCATTATGCAGTCAGTTGATTATTTGGCTGAGAAGGATAAATCATCACAGGCTGATGTTTTTTCATTTCTTCTTCTGTCATATAAGCATAGGAAATGATAATAACCAAATCACCAGGTTCTACACGCCTTGCAGCAGGACCATTGAGACAAATAACTCCACTGCCTCTTTCACCTTTGATCACATATGTTTCTAGTCGCTCACCATTATTGACATTGACTATCTGTACGCGCTCATTCTCAAATATTTTGGCAGCATCCATCAAATCTTCATCGATAGTGATGCTCCCTATATAGTTAAGATCCGCTTGGGTTACGACTGCACGGTGTATTTTAGATTTGAATACCTGAAAAAACATTAGCTTTTGTTGGATAAAAAATTAAGCGACAAAGATAAGATTACATTTTGATTTAGCCGCTTATTATTCCTTTACAAAGTAAATTCATAACGTATAATATAGGGTCTATTGGGATAAAAGCCTTCAATATACACTTTACTACCTTCCTTATCTTGTAATATTTGGCTTATTTCCGACTCTGTACTAATGGCTATGTTATTTATATTAGTAATCACAAATCCAGGCTTCATATCTGTATTACGAGCTATGATACCATCTTCGATTTTTACTATTTTCAATCCATTGGCTACCCCGAAGTGTTGTAACTCTTGTGAGGATAGTGGTGTAAGCTTGATACCTAATTTTTTGATACTGCCTTGTACATTTTTAATAATCTCAGTGGTGTTTGCCTGATTTTTCAAGACCGCAGAAGTTTCTTGAATATTACCATTTCGCACATAAGTTATATTGATTTTATCACCCGGACTGTGTGTGGCGAGGTGTTCTTTCAGCTCAGGAAAACTTGTTATGGTATTGGTGTTTATTTTTACGATAACGTCGTTTGATTTCAGCCCAGCGTCTTTAGCTGCACTACCTTCAAACACATTAGCAATCAAGATTCCACTTGGAGACGGAAGTGATAATTTCTTAGCTAAATCAGATGTAAGCTGAGCCGGTTGAATTCCTAAATAAGCTCTCTGTACAGTACCGTGTTTTTTGAGGTCATTCATAACTTTATTGACTATATTGGATGGTACAGCAAAGGCATATCCTGCATAGGCCCCAGTAGGGGAGGCTATCGCTGTGTTGATGCCTATGAGTTCTCCTTTGAGATTGACTAAAGCGCCGCCAGAATTGCCAGGATTCACAGCCGCATCTGTCTGTATAAAGGATTCTATTGGGTTTCCTTGCTGATTGGGTTGATTCATGCTAAGTGAGCGGCCTTTAGCACTTACGATACCTTGAGTCACAGTACTTTCTAGGTTGAATGGATTACCTACCGCTAGAACCCATTCTCCTACCATTACCTCATCTGAATTAGCTAAAGCCATCGCAGGGAGTTCATTTTCTTCTATTTTTATAAGTGCCAAGTCTGTATCTTTATCTGTACCAATTACTTTGGCTTTGTAGGTGTTTTTGTTTCTTAAGGTTACCTCAATTTCTGTCGCATTTTGTATCACATGGTAATTGGTTATAATATAGCCATCTTTGGCTACTATGACTCCAGAGCCGCTTGATTCCTGTTTGTGTGTGCGTGGTTGATAGAAATCAAATCCAAATAAACTGTGAAACGGATTTTGGTAGTTAATAGTGACTTGTATTTTAGTCTTAATGTGCACTACACATGGAGTGGACACAGCTGCTGCTGCCACGAAACTAATACCATTGTTTGATTTATTAGCATTTTTAATCAGTTCTGTAAGTTCTTGATAATTGCTATTTTCTAGACCTTTACTCTCTTTCGGTTTCGCTTGGCACTGAATCAATACAAGTAATAATGTTATAAATCCTAGACTTTTAATTTTGTAGTTAATCATTTTGTTTATTTTTTTGATATAAACACAAAATTATGGTCAAAAATTTTGATTGAAAAGATAATTTATAGTTAAATTAACTATGTTTTATTTTTTTTAAAAATTCTTAGAATGAGAATGATTGAGGGTAATTAAAATTTATTGTTTATTTTCGTATTTTAGGATTTTAAATAAAAAAAATAGATTATATAAAGTGTGAAAATTCAAGAATTAAAGCAGAAAGCTTTAAAGATTAAGAAAAGATTTTTAGCAATGTACTATAATGCTAATGCTGGACATATTGGGTCTTCCCTTTCATGTTTAGAGATTGTTACGTTTGTTAAACTAAATTGGATGAAAGTACATGACAAATTTATTTTATCAAAAGGACATGCTGCAGCTTGCCTTTATAGTGTTTTAGCAGAAAAGGGTTTTTTATCTGAAGCTGAAATTGATAGTTTTTATAAGAATGGAAGCTATTTAGCGGCTCATCCGCCAGTAAATAAGATTAATGGAATTCCATTTGCTACTGGTAGTTTAGGTCACGGATTGAGTCTTGCTGCAGGGTTTGGATTATCTAATAGCATACAAGGAAAATCATTAATGACTTTCTGTGTTACTAGTGATGGAGAATTGAATGAAGGGAGTATATGGGAAGCAGCTATGTTTATTGCCCATAAAAAATTGAATAATGTTGTATGGTTTATTGACAGAAATAGGTGGCAAGGTTTTGGCAGTACAGAAGATGTTATTAAACTTGACCCTCTCTATGATAAATTAAAGGCATTTGGTTTTAACGTTCTAGAGGGAAATGGTCATGATTTTAATTTTTTAGATTCTGTAAAAAATATAATAATCAATTCTACATATGATAAACCATATGTCGTAATTTGTAATACTATAAAAGGGAATGGCTTAAAATTTTTTGAAGATACATTAAGCTGTCACTACCTACCTTTGACCATTGAACAATACGAAATGACTAATTTATTGAATGAAAATTGAGATTATAACCCATGCGAAATGAATTTGCGAAAAGCATTATTGGACATTACAAAAAACAGAAGAATATTTGTTTTCTTACAGGAGACCTTGGTTTTATGGCATTAGAGGGTGTTCAAACTGAGCTTGGAGACCATTTTATTAATGTAGGAGTAGCCGAACAAAATTTAGTTTCGATTGCTGCAGCCATGGCATTTGAAGGTTTTATTCCTTTTGCATATAGTATATCACCTTTTATCACATTTAGACCATACGAACAAATAAGAGTTGATGTATGTTTACATAATCTACCTGTTAAAATTGTAGGCAATGGTGGTGGCTATGGCTATGGAATTATGGGTGCTACGCATCACTCCATAGAAGATTTTGGTTCCATGAAGATATTGCCAAATATGAGGGTGTATTTACCTTTTTTTGATCGTGACGTGGATGTAGTTGTAAATATGATGTTAAAAGATGTTCATCCAAATTATTTGAGACTTAATATGGGTGTTAAAGAAAATGTAATCACATATCAACCATTTGAACCATATAGGAAGTTGAAAGCTGGATCTGAACTAGTTATTTTAGGTTGTGGTACAGTTGTTGAACAGCTATTTAAGTTACCAAGCGATATAGTTAAAAATATTGAAATTTGGTTGGTAAGTATACTACCGTTAGAAAAATTTCCAGAAAGTCTAATACATTCAATCAATCAAAAAAAGAAGTTAGTAATAATTGAAGAACATGTTAAAGAAGGCGGATTAGGTGAGAGTGTAATATATGAGATTTTTCAATCTGGCATTCAACTTAATAGTTTTGATCACATATTTGCTCAAGGATATCCAAGTGGAAAATATGGTTCACAACTTTGGCATCTTGAAGAAAATGATCTAGCTGGCAAAGGACTTGAAACTCGAGTTAAATTAATGTTAGATAGATGAGTCTAAAAGATCAAATTAAAGATGAGGTGTTATGTCTTGAAGGCCCAATAATAATTTTTGGTGCTGGTGGTTTCATTGGCGCAAATTTGTTTCGACATATAATTCCCTATAGGAGTGATTGTTATGCTATAACAAGTAAGCCATTTATTCCTTGGAGAATAGATAATATCGAAGATAATAATATTATTCATGCCAATATTATTAATAAGCAAGATGTAAAAAATCTTTTTAATAAGCTAAAGCCTAAAACAGTGTTTGATTTAGCTGCATACGGCGCTTATTCTAAACAAAGTGATGTTGATTTAATTTATCAAACAAATTTAATCGGTCTTTTAAATCTATTAGAGGTTACTTCAGAATATTCAATTTATGCATTTGTGCATGCTGGAAGTTCTTCAGAGTATGGATTAAATTGTCAAGAACCTTTAGAGGAAGATGTTCTTATACCTAATTCACATTATGCTGTCACGAAAGCTAGTGCGTCTCAAATGATTAAATACTACGGTATTATTAAAGAAGTTCCCGTTGTTAATTTGAGATATTATTCCATCTATGGACCATTTGAAGAACCTGATAGATTAGTCCCTCAGCTTATTGACAAGGGAATGAATCAAATCTATCCCCCTTTAGTACAACCTGATATCTCAAGAGATTTTGTATATATTGACGATGCAGTTTTAGCCACATTGATGACTGCAAATTCTGACTTCACTTTATTAAAGGGTAAATCTATTAATGTAGCAAGTGGAAAGAAAACCACAATACGTGAAATCGTTGAAAAAATTAGGAGCTTCTTTCATATAGATGAAAGTCCTAAATGGGGGGATTTCCCAAATAGAAAATGGGATTTAAAGGAATGGTATGGTAACGCTTCTTTAGCTAAAAATCTTCTCGGGTGGGAAACAGTAACATCTTTGGAGGAAGGAATTAAACTCACCTATGAGTGGCAAAAAAATTATTCTAAACCACTTTACGAAAAGAAAATATATCAAGACAAGATAAGACATAAATTAACTGCAGTAATTGCTTGTTATAAGGATGCCCAAGCTATACCAATTATGTATCAAAGACTATATGATACATTTAAAAAGATAAATGTAGACTATGAAATAATATTTGTAAATGATTGTAGTCCTGATAATACAAGTCATGTAATCCAAGCTATAGTTGACAAAGATGATAATGTCTTGGGTATTGAACATTCAAGAAATTTCGGATCACAATCTGCTTTCTTAAGCGGTATGGAATTGTCAACCGGTGATGGAGTCATTTTACTAGATGGGGATTTACAGGATCCCCCAGAACTAATTGTCAAGTTTTATGAAAAATATAATGAAGGATTTGATGTAGTTTATGGTCGAAGAGTCTCAAGAGAAGGTAATAAGGTGTTAGTATTTTTATATAAAGTGTTTTATAGATTATTTAGAGGAGTTTCTTATATACCTATTCCTCTAGATGCAGGTGATTTTGCTTTGATGGATAGAAAAGTGGTAGATGAAATAATAAAGCTTCCAGAAACAGATCAATTTTTACGAGGATTGCGTGCTTGGGTTGGTTTTAAACAAACTGGTGTAGATTATATTCGACCTGAGAGGATGTTTGGTGTTACAACTAATAATTGGCGTAAAAATATTGGATGGGCAAGGAAAGCCATTTTTTCGTTTAGTTATGTTCCTTTGGAGCTTTTGACTTATTTGGGTTCTTTTTTAACTTTTGTCTCCTTTATTGCAATATTAACTCAAATTTACTTATATTTTAAAGCTTATGACATTCCTCATGGTGTCACTACGATTATATGTCTTATACTTTTCTTTGGAGGTATACAAATGTTAGCCATTGCTATTCTTGGCGAATATCAATCTAAGATAATAGAAGAAGTAAAAAGAAGACCGAAGTTTATCCGGAAGAGAGTAATTAAAAGATAGTCGTTTTGAATTTGTTTAAATGTATTCTGTTTGTAGTAAACTTTCTCATTTTATTTATAAACATTGGAATTTCACAAAATTATAAAATTACTCATTATGGCGTCAAAGAGGGCATGTCAAGCAATTGTGTCTATCATTGTACTCAGGATTCATTGGGTCTTATTTGGTTTGCTACAGATAATGGTTTGACTAGATTTGATGGTAGAAAATTTAAACATTTTGGAATAACTGACGGACTTAGGCAAAATGAAGTATTTCATATTCAGCCTATTTCAAAGAACATACTTCTTGGCTATGATCTCAATCATTGCTTTGTAATAGATAATGGAAGGATTAAATTTCTAGTTTCCGAAATTAATAAAGTGAATGCATTAAATCATTTTTATACTGACGTCTATGATACTAAAGTCGTAGTAAGCAAAAAGGATGGTATATTGATATTTAATAAAAGGAATTTTAAGCTCATTAATAAATATCCCCTTGGATTGTCTTTATCATATATTGATTCATTTAATAATTTAAAATTTATTCCTATAAG
This genomic window from Chitinophagales bacterium contains:
- a CDS encoding GIY-YIG nuclease family protein, with protein sequence SNLIERFKSHNTLSNKGYTVRFRPWYVIHIEFFYNKKQAMEREHYFKSGIGRKWLDENTSIEI
- a CDS encoding GIY-YIG nuclease family protein, which produces MEEYVVYVLYSKSHSKRYIGYTSNLIERFKSHNTLSKKGYTVRFRPWYVIHIEFFCNKKQAMEREHYFKSGIGRKWLDENTSIEI
- the folE gene encoding GTP cyclohydrolase I FolE — translated: MSYKKVEEYNPAVINRISENIKSSLDLLGEDSDREGLLNTPLRVAKAWSFMTNGYQLNAVDILKSAIFNEDSEEMVIVKDIELYSMCEHHMVPFYGKAHIGYLPNGKITGLSKLARVVDVYARRLQVQERMTTQIRDAIQEALDPHGVAVVIEAKHLCMMMRGVQKQNSSTVTSAFTGPFLDNSATRREFMNLISHKLS
- a CDS encoding ribonuclease H family protein yields the protein MAKSTKFYVVWRGNQPGIYDNWLQCKAQIDGFQGAQYKAFPNKAQAELAFKDSYWKYVNINTNPESPKPSISNLPIEKNSICVDAACSGNPGVMEYRCVDTATKEVIFHRGPFEEGTNNIGEFLGLVHAIAYLQKNNIVKTVYTDSATAIAWVKAKKAKTKLEPTDYNKELFELINRAENYLKTHTLSIDIRKWDTEHWGEIPADFGRK
- a CDS encoding flippase-like domain-containing protein, translating into MKFSFSSIAKFLISLGIGFGLVYYLQTKITPEQRIQIIEGIKNIPVWLVILSIFLAALACIVRAFRWKMLLEPLNYHPRNSTLISSIFIMYLGNLVFPRLGEVLRCSVLLKEEKVPLDKGIGTMITERIVDVLGLGLYILLALLFEFERLLKIYKQYSNMKGESSLLLPLCIGIGLLIGGIVIWRVGKLREFVLSKIQGVLEGLKTILKLKNPLLFIIYSLAIYSIYYLSTYILFFAFSETINLSLGCGLVVLIAGTLGVGLTQGGIGAYQVLVTWTLVLYGISETTAQTYSWAAWILPTATLVFFGVLSWIYLLKRDHGKIN
- a CDS encoding aspartate 1-decarboxylase — translated: MFFQVFKSKIHRAVVTQADLNYIGSITIDEDLMDAAKIFENERVQIVNVNNGERLETYVIKGERGSGVICLNGPAARRVEPGDLVIIISYAYMTEEEMKKHQPVMIYPSQPNNQLTA
- a CDS encoding Do family serine endopeptidase translates to MINYKIKSLGFITLLLVLIQCQAKPKESKGLENSNYQELTELIKNANKSNNGISFVAAAAVSTPCVVHIKTKIQVTINYQNPFHSLFGFDFYQPRTHKQESSGSGVIVAKDGYIITNYHVIQNATEIEVTLRNKNTYKAKVIGTDKDTDLALIKIEENELPAMALANSDEVMVGEWVLAVGNPFNLESTVTQGIVSAKGRSLSMNQPNQQGNPIESFIQTDAAVNPGNSGGALVNLKGELIGINTAIASPTGAYAGYAFAVPSNIVNKVMNDLKKHGTVQRAYLGIQPAQLTSDLAKKLSLPSPSGILIANVFEGSAAKDAGLKSNDVIVKINTNTITSFPELKEHLATHSPGDKINITYVRNGNIQETSAVLKNQANTTEIIKNVQGSIKKLGIKLTPLSSQELQHFGVANGLKIVKIEDGIIARNTDMKPGFVITNINNIAISTESEISQILQDKEGSKVYIEGFYPNRPYIIRYEFTL
- a CDS encoding transketolase, whose amino-acid sequence is MKIQELKQKALKIKKRFLAMYYNANAGHIGSSLSCLEIVTFVKLNWMKVHDKFILSKGHAAACLYSVLAEKGFLSEAEIDSFYKNGSYLAAHPPVNKINGIPFATGSLGHGLSLAAGFGLSNSIQGKSLMTFCVTSDGELNEGSIWEAAMFIAHKKLNNVVWFIDRNRWQGFGSTEDVIKLDPLYDKLKAFGFNVLEGNGHDFNFLDSVKNIIINSTYDKPYVVICNTIKGNGLKFFEDTLSCHYLPLTIEQYEMTNLLNEN
- a CDS encoding GDP-mannose 4,6-dehydratase, which encodes MSLKDQIKDEVLCLEGPIIIFGAGGFIGANLFRHIIPYRSDCYAITSKPFIPWRIDNIEDNNIIHANIINKQDVKNLFNKLKPKTVFDLAAYGAYSKQSDVDLIYQTNLIGLLNLLEVTSEYSIYAFVHAGSSSEYGLNCQEPLEEDVLIPNSHYAVTKASASQMIKYYGIIKEVPVVNLRYYSIYGPFEEPDRLVPQLIDKGMNQIYPPLVQPDISRDFVYIDDAVLATLMTANSDFTLLKGKSINVASGKKTTIREIVEKIRSFFHIDESPKWGDFPNRKWDLKEWYGNASLAKNLLGWETVTSLEEGIKLTYEWQKNYSKPLYEKKIYQDKIRHKLTAVIACYKDAQAIPIMYQRLYDTFKKINVDYEIIFVNDCSPDNTSHVIQAIVDKDDNVLGIEHSRNFGSQSAFLSGMELSTGDGVILLDGDLQDPPELIVKFYEKYNEGFDVVYGRRVSREGNKVLVFLYKVFYRLFRGVSYIPIPLDAGDFALMDRKVVDEIIKLPETDQFLRGLRAWVGFKQTGVDYIRPERMFGVTTNNWRKNIGWARKAIFSFSYVPLELLTYLGSFLTFVSFIAILTQIYLYFKAYDIPHGVTTIICLILFFGGIQMLAIAILGEYQSKIIEEVKRRPKFIRKRVIKR